Proteins co-encoded in one Cygnus olor isolate bCygOlo1 chromosome 6, bCygOlo1.pri.v2, whole genome shotgun sequence genomic window:
- the RPRM gene encoding protein reprimo produces MNGSAAGGTAAAGLLAGAGSAALELERALRCCTAASVVTDGGGAAAAAAADERSVYIMRVVQIAVMCVLALTVVFGIFFLGCNLLIKSEGMINFLVKDRRPSKEAEAVVVGPY; encoded by the coding sequence aTGAACGGCTCGGCGGCGGGcggcacggcggcggcggggctgctgGCGGGCGCCGGGAGCGCGGCGCTGGAGCTGGAGCGGGCGCTGCGCTGCTGCACCGCCGCCTCCGTGGTCACCgacggcggcggggcggcggcggcggcggcggcggacgAGCGGAGCGTGTACATCATGCGGGTGGTGCAGATCGCCGTCATGTGCGTCCTCGCCCTCACCGTCGTCTTCGGCATCTTCTTCCTCGGCTGCAACCTGCTCATCAAGTCCGAGGGCATGATCAACTTTCTGGTCAAGGACCGGCGGCCGTCCAAGGAGGCGGAGGCGGTGGTGGTGGGGCCCTACTGA